A stretch of Gemmobacter fulvus DNA encodes these proteins:
- the murJ gene encoding murein biosynthesis integral membrane protein MurJ has protein sequence MGIRLVKSFLTVGGWTLGSRVVGFVRDVMMAAYLGAGPVAEAFLIAFSLPNMFRRFFAEGAFNMAFVPMFSKKLEGGEDATEFARDAFNGLAAVLLVFTLIGTLAMPWLVWAMASGFVGDARFDLAVLFGRISFSYILFISLVALLSGVLNAFGRFTEASFVPVLMNLMFIAAMLMADRAGWDMGLTLAWTVPATGIAQLAFTWWSADRAGVKIRPRMPKLTPELKRLAIIAGPAVLAGGVVQINLLVGRQVASFTEGAVAWLSYADRLYQLPLGVVGIAIGTVLLPELSRRLRAGDLAGGQSAFNRGAEFALALTIPAAVALVVIAMPLTQVLFQRGEFGADDTANTALALAAYGLGLPAFVLHKVLQPLYYAREDTRSPFRFALWSMLVNVAFAVGMMPVIGFLAAALATTVSGWVMVWQLWYGSRRMGEAAQFDARFKSRLPRILLAAAVMGGVLWAMAVALGPALDARAWRWLALSALVGAGIVSYFGAGALIGAFRLGEFKAALRRKA, from the coding sequence ATGGGTATCCGGCTGGTAAAGAGCTTCCTCACCGTGGGCGGCTGGACGCTGGGCAGCCGCGTCGTGGGCTTTGTGCGCGACGTGATGATGGCGGCCTATCTGGGCGCGGGGCCGGTGGCCGAGGCGTTTCTGATCGCCTTTTCTCTGCCCAACATGTTCCGCCGCTTCTTTGCCGAAGGCGCCTTCAACATGGCCTTCGTGCCCATGTTCTCCAAGAAGCTGGAGGGAGGCGAGGATGCGACCGAATTTGCCCGCGATGCCTTCAACGGGCTGGCGGCAGTGCTGCTGGTGTTCACGCTGATCGGCACACTGGCGATGCCCTGGCTGGTCTGGGCGATGGCCTCGGGCTTTGTTGGCGATGCGCGCTTTGATCTGGCGGTGCTGTTCGGGCGGATCTCGTTTTCCTATATCCTGTTCATCAGTCTGGTCGCGCTGCTGTCGGGCGTGCTCAATGCCTTTGGCCGCTTTACCGAAGCCTCTTTCGTGCCGGTGCTGATGAACCTGATGTTCATCGCCGCCATGCTGATGGCCGACCGGGCCGGATGGGATATGGGGCTGACCCTGGCCTGGACGGTGCCTGCGACCGGCATCGCGCAACTGGCCTTCACCTGGTGGTCCGCTGACCGCGCCGGGGTGAAGATCCGCCCCCGGATGCCAAAACTGACGCCCGAGCTGAAACGCCTGGCCATCATCGCAGGCCCTGCCGTGCTGGCGGGCGGGGTGGTGCAGATCAATCTGCTGGTCGGGCGACAGGTGGCCAGTTTCACCGAAGGTGCCGTGGCATGGCTTTCCTATGCCGACCGGCTCTATCAGTTGCCGCTGGGCGTGGTGGGCATTGCCATCGGCACCGTGCTGCTGCCCGAATTATCGCGGCGGCTGCGCGCAGGCGATCTGGCGGGCGGGCAAAGCGCCTTCAACCGGGGTGCGGAATTTGCGCTGGCGCTGACCATCCCGGCGGCGGTGGCGCTGGTGGTGATTGCCATGCCGCTGACCCAGGTGCTGTTTCAGCGCGGCGAATTCGGTGCGGATGATACCGCCAATACCGCGCTGGCGCTGGCGGCCTATGGGCTGGGGCTGCCCGCCTTCGTGCTGCATAAGGTGTTGCAGCCGCTGTATTATGCGCGCGAAGACACCCGCAGCCCGTTCCGGTTTGCCCTGTGGTCGATGCTGGTGAATGTCGCCTTCGCCGTGGGCATGATGCCGGTCATCGGCTTTCTGGCCGCCGCCCTCGCCACCACCGTGTCGGGCTGGGTCATGGTCTGGCAACTGTGGTATGGCTCGCGCCGCATGGGCGAGGCGGCGCAGTTCGACGCCCGCTTCAAAAGCCGCCTGCCCCGGATCCTGCTGGCCGCTGCGGTGATGGGCGGGGTGCTCTGGGCCATGGCGGTGGCACTTGGCCCGGCGCTTGATGCCCGCGCCTGGCGCTGGCTGGCGCTGAGCGCGCTGGTCGGGGCCGGGATCGTCAGCTATTTCGGCGCAGGCGCGCTCATCGGCGCGTTCCGGCTGGGCGAGTTCAAGGCCGCGCTGCGCCGCAAGGCGTGA
- the tsaB gene encoding tRNA (adenosine(37)-N6)-threonylcarbamoyltransferase complex dimerization subunit type 1 TsaB, with amino-acid sequence MRPETVLGFDTSAAHCAAALLLPDGRVIQRQEAMDKGQAERLMPLLEELLAEAGLVWGDLTALGVGTGPGNFTGVRISVAAARGLALGLAIPAHGVTRLEALAHGLPRPVLVAEDARRGEAYVQGFGISAQAEPHLALVAELPSLPPGTHLTGSAFAAALPPAMPIAEAIARIAATRPPTPQRPAPFYLRSADAAPPADPPPVILP; translated from the coding sequence TTGCGGCCTGAGACGGTTCTGGGATTCGACACATCGGCCGCGCATTGCGCGGCCGCTTTGCTTTTGCCGGATGGCCGTGTGATCCAGCGGCAGGAGGCGATGGACAAAGGTCAGGCCGAACGCCTGATGCCGCTGCTGGAAGAGCTGCTGGCCGAGGCGGGCCTTGTCTGGGGCGACCTGACGGCGCTGGGGGTCGGCACCGGCCCCGGCAATTTTACCGGGGTGCGCATTTCCGTGGCGGCGGCGCGCGGGCTGGCACTGGGGCTCGCGATCCCCGCCCATGGGGTGACCCGGCTGGAGGCGCTGGCCCATGGCCTGCCCCGGCCCGTGCTGGTGGCAGAAGATGCCCGGCGGGGCGAGGCCTATGTGCAGGGTTTCGGCATTTCGGCACAGGCAGAGCCGCATCTGGCCTTGGTGGCCGAGCTGCCGTCGCTGCCCCCCGGCACGCATCTGACCGGCAGCGCGTTTGCGGCCGCCCTGCCCCCCGCCATGCCGATTGCCGAAGCGATTGCGCGCATTGCCGCGACGCGCCCCCCCACGCCACAGCGCCCTGCCCCCTTCTATCTGCGCAGCGCCGATGCGGCCCCGCCCGCCGATCCGCCGCCCGTGATCCTGCCATGA
- a CDS encoding GNAT family N-acetyltransferase → MTPEAMAALHAACFTTPRPWTPAEFAGFLADPLCFAVQAPAGVLIGRAVAGEAELLTLAVAPAARRAGLGRHLVAGFLTEARARHADSAFLEVSAENAAAIALYTATGFAVAGRRKGYYQHPDGHRADALLMAQALSATSP, encoded by the coding sequence ATGACACCCGAGGCGATGGCGGCCCTGCATGCCGCCTGCTTCACCACGCCAAGACCCTGGACGCCTGCGGAATTTGCGGGCTTTCTGGCCGATCCGCTGTGTTTTGCCGTGCAGGCCCCTGCGGGCGTGCTGATCGGGCGCGCCGTCGCGGGCGAGGCCGAATTGCTGACGCTGGCCGTCGCGCCCGCGGCCCGCCGCGCCGGGCTGGGCAGGCATCTGGTGGCGGGCTTTCTGACCGAGGCGCGCGCCCGCCATGCCGACAGTGCGTTTCTGGAGGTGAGCGCCGAAAATGCCGCCGCCATCGCACTTTACACCGCCACCGGCTTTGCTGTCGCAGGCCGCCGCAAGGGCTATTACCAGCATCCCGATGGCCACAGGGCCGACGCCCTGCTGATGGCGCAGGCGCTTTCCGCAACGTCGCCCTGA
- a CDS encoding DUF2867 domain-containing protein, which produces MTAIDRSGATLVAPRAALNFFDAQTVALPRPVTPLAAWNHLMAHPLPLMATAFRLRDAISARFGVKRIGGFSGAPRDHVQPGDMLDFFRVEAVSDHELVLTERDRHLDVMTSVMVRQNRLCITSSVVTHNLFGKLYMLPVGPAHRLIVHQMLRRLSRSLAAAAPPVQ; this is translated from the coding sequence ATGACAGCCATCGACCGTTCAGGCGCAACCCTAGTTGCGCCGCGTGCTGCGCTGAATTTCTTTGATGCGCAAACTGTTGCGCTGCCCCGGCCCGTGACGCCGCTGGCCGCCTGGAATCACCTTATGGCGCATCCGCTGCCACTCATGGCCACCGCGTTCCGGCTGCGCGATGCGATTTCGGCCCGGTTCGGGGTGAAACGCATTGGCGGCTTTTCCGGCGCGCCGCGTGACCATGTGCAACCGGGGGACATGCTGGATTTCTTCCGGGTCGAGGCGGTGTCGGATCACGAACTGGTGCTGACCGAGCGGGACCGGCATCTGGATGTGATGACTTCGGTCATGGTGCGGCAGAACCGGCTGTGTATCACCTCGTCTGTTGTCACCCACAATCTGTTCGGAAAACTCTATATGTTGCCGGTCGGCCCGGCACATCGGCTGATCGTCCACCAGATGTTGCGCCGTCTGAGCCGTAGCCTTGCCGCCGCTGCCCCGCCTGTGCAGTAA
- the trpS gene encoding tryptophan--tRNA ligase — protein sequence MSEPVQTPQTFTKRIFSGIQPSGGLTLGNYLGALKRFVEKQEDGIDTIYCLVDMHAITVWQDPAKLRHQTREMAAGFIAAGIDPVRSVLFNQSQVSAHAELAWILNCVARMGWMSRMTQFKDKAGKNSENVSLGLYAYPALMAADILAYKATHVPVGEDQKQHLELTRDIAAKFNNDYGVTYFPITEPVIEGAAARVMSLRDGTKKMSKSDPSDASRINLTDDADTIASKIRKAKTDPEPLPDSIEGLKDRPDARNLVNIFAALSDRTVESVITEYAGAQFGTFKPALAELAVSKLSPITTEMSRLMQDPAEIDRILGAGAERANTIARPIVDQVYDIVGMIRSRQV from the coding sequence ATGTCCGAGCCGGTCCAAACGCCTCAGACCTTCACCAAACGGATCTTTTCCGGCATCCAGCCCTCGGGTGGGCTGACGCTGGGCAATTATCTGGGCGCGCTGAAACGATTTGTCGAAAAGCAGGAGGATGGTATCGACACCATCTATTGCCTGGTCGACATGCACGCGATCACCGTCTGGCAAGACCCGGCCAAACTGCGCCATCAGACGCGCGAAATGGCGGCGGGTTTCATCGCGGCGGGCATTGATCCGGTGCGTTCCGTGCTGTTCAACCAGAGCCAGGTCAGCGCCCATGCCGAACTGGCCTGGATCCTGAACTGCGTCGCGCGCATGGGCTGGATGAGCCGGATGACCCAGTTCAAGGACAAGGCCGGCAAGAACAGCGAGAATGTCTCGCTCGGGCTTTATGCCTATCCCGCGCTGATGGCTGCCGATATTCTGGCCTACAAGGCCACGCATGTGCCGGTGGGCGAAGATCAGAAACAGCATCTGGAGCTGACCCGCGACATCGCGGCGAAGTTCAACAATGATTACGGCGTGACCTATTTCCCGATCACCGAGCCGGTGATCGAAGGGGCCGCCGCCCGGGTGATGAGCCTGCGTGACGGCACCAAGAAGATGTCGAAATCCGATCCCTCGGATGCCAGCCGCATCAACCTGACCGATGATGCCGACACCATCGCCAGCAAGATCCGCAAGGCCAAGACCGACCCCGAGCCGCTGCCCGACAGCATCGAGGGCCTGAAAGACCGCCCGGATGCCCGCAATCTGGTGAACATCTTCGCCGCGCTGTCGGACCGCACGGTCGAAAGTGTGATCACCGAATATGCCGGGGCGCAGTTCGGCACGTTCAAACCGGCGCTGGCGGAACTGGCCGTGTCGAAACTGTCTCCGATCACCACCGAGATGTCGCGTCTGATGCAGGATCCGGCCGAGATTGACCGCATCCTCGGGGCCGGGGCTGAACGGGCCAATACCATCGCGCGGCCCATCGTCGATCAGGTCTATGACATCGTGGGGATGATCCGCTCGCGGCAGGTCTGA
- a CDS encoding branched-chain amino acid aminotransferase codes for MAFGKNIRTWFEGRWHEGDVAVMRAADHGIWQGTSVFDGARLFDGLTPDLDLHCARVNRSAEALMITPTMDAATMVDIARDGLAAYGPDQAVYIRPMYWAVDGSDLGVAPMENSTRFALCLEEVPMPPASGATTLTRTRFRRPVLEDNVCNAKAGCLYPNNARMLVEAKSKGFGNALVADAMGNVAESATANVFMVKDGVVFTPIANGTFLSGITRARHIANLRADGVEVREAVLSFDDFHAADEVFLSGNFAKVTSVSAFDDTRYASRKMTDHVRSLYMDWAHSAR; via the coding sequence ATGGCATTCGGCAAGAATATCCGCACCTGGTTTGAAGGGCGCTGGCATGAAGGCGATGTGGCCGTCATGCGCGCGGCAGATCACGGCATCTGGCAGGGCACATCGGTCTTTGACGGCGCGCGCCTGTTCGATGGCCTGACCCCCGATCTCGATCTGCATTGCGCGCGGGTCAACCGTTCGGCCGAGGCGCTGATGATCACCCCGACGATGGACGCCGCCACCATGGTCGATATCGCGCGCGACGGGCTTGCCGCCTATGGCCCCGATCAGGCGGTCTATATCCGCCCGATGTATTGGGCCGTCGACGGCTCGGATCTGGGGGTTGCCCCGATGGAAAACTCCACCCGCTTTGCGCTCTGCCTGGAAGAGGTGCCGATGCCACCCGCCTCGGGGGCGACGACGCTGACCCGGACCCGTTTCCGCCGCCCGGTGCTGGAGGACAACGTCTGCAACGCCAAGGCGGGCTGCCTCTATCCCAACAACGCCCGGATGCTGGTCGAGGCGAAATCCAAGGGCTTTGGCAATGCGCTCGTTGCCGATGCGATGGGCAATGTGGCCGAAAGCGCCACGGCCAATGTGTTCATGGTCAAGGATGGCGTGGTGTTCACCCCCATCGCCAATGGTACCTTCCTGTCGGGCATCACCCGCGCCCGCCACATCGCCAATCTGCGCGCCGATGGCGTGGAGGTGCGCGAGGCCGTGCTGAGCTTTGACGATTTTCATGCGGCGGATGAGGTGTTCCTGTCGGGCAACTTTGCCAAGGTCACGTCGGTCAGTGCCTTTGACGACACCCGCTATGCCAGCCGCAAGATGACGGATCATGTGCGCAGCCTGTATATGGACTGGGCACATTCGGCCCGCTAA
- a CDS encoding VOC family protein, giving the protein MTNAAAKPVLPAETRIGHVHLKVSDLDRAIAFYSGVLGFEITQRYGPQAAFLSAGGYHHHIGLNTWESKGGKPPAPGTTGLYHTAILFPDRASLGAVLKRVIEAGIPLDGAADHGVSEALYLRDPDGNGVELYRDRPEAEWPRDAQGNLAMVNAPVDLHALLAEAA; this is encoded by the coding sequence ATGACCAATGCCGCTGCAAAACCCGTCTTGCCCGCCGAAACCCGGATCGGCCACGTTCACCTGAAAGTCTCGGATCTGGATCGCGCCATTGCGTTCTATTCCGGCGTTCTGGGGTTCGAGATCACCCAGCGCTATGGGCCGCAGGCCGCGTTTCTGAGCGCGGGTGGCTATCACCACCATATCGGGCTGAACACCTGGGAAAGCAAAGGCGGCAAGCCGCCCGCCCCCGGCACCACCGGCCTCTATCACACCGCCATCCTGTTTCCTGACCGGGCCAGCCTTGGCGCCGTGCTGAAACGGGTGATCGAAGCGGGCATCCCGCTGGACGGTGCCGCCGATCACGGCGTCAGCGAGGCGCTGTATCTGCGCGATCCCGATGGCAATGGCGTGGAGTTGTACCGCGACCGCCCCGAAGCGGAATGGCCCCGCGATGCGCAGGGCAATCTGGCCATGGTCAATGCGCCGGTGGATCTGCACGCGCTGCTGGCCGAAGCGGCCTGA
- a CDS encoding NifU family protein: MFIQTESTPNPATLKFLPGQTVLDLGTADFPSADAASASPLASRIFTVPGVQAVFFGTDFVTVTKADTANWDHIKPAILGAVMEHYQSGAPVMAGEGKAAGGHAEHSGEDADIVKQIKELLDTRVRPAVAQDGGDITFHGFDRGVVYLHMQGACAGCPSSTLTLKMGIENLLRHYIPEVTEVRPVAA; encoded by the coding sequence ATGTTCATCCAGACCGAATCCACACCAAACCCCGCCACGCTGAAATTCCTGCCCGGCCAGACCGTGCTCGATCTTGGCACTGCCGATTTTCCCAGTGCTGACGCGGCCTCGGCCTCGCCGCTGGCAAGCCGCATCTTCACGGTGCCGGGCGTGCAGGCCGTGTTCTTCGGCACGGATTTCGTGACGGTGACCAAGGCCGATACCGCCAATTGGGATCACATCAAACCGGCCATTCTGGGCGCGGTGATGGAACATTACCAATCCGGCGCGCCGGTGATGGCGGGCGAAGGCAAGGCTGCGGGCGGCCATGCCGAACACAGCGGCGAAGATGCCGATATCGTCAAACAGATCAAAGAGTTGCTGGATACCCGCGTGCGGCCTGCCGTGGCGCAGGATGGTGGCGACATCACCTTCCACGGCTTTGATCGCGGTGTGGTTTACCTGCATATGCAGGGTGCCTGCGCCGGATGCCCCTCGTCGACGCTGACCCTGAAAATGGGTATCGAAAACCTGCTGCGCCACTATATCCCCGAAGTCACCGAGGTTCGCCCTGTTGCGGCCTGA
- a CDS encoding rhomboid family intramembrane serine protease, translating into MRDNLNAPPVNPLPWIVWAIALPIIALEVVVSLGARGVVGGPTAIGWRLDAMERMAFSPELMRYMVENGIYPPEAMLRLITYPFVHGSFTHALFVVVILLALGKMVGEIFRWWAVALVFFGSGIVAALVYSAIPMMQAPLVGGYPATYGLIGAFTFLLWVRLTGSGDNQWRAFTMIGFLLGAQLLFGLLFGGGTEWVADIAGFATGFLLSFVVSPGGIGRALARLRTR; encoded by the coding sequence ATGCGAGACAACCTGAACGCCCCGCCCGTGAACCCTTTGCCCTGGATCGTCTGGGCCATCGCCCTGCCGATCATAGCGCTTGAGGTGGTGGTGAGCCTTGGCGCGCGCGGGGTCGTCGGCGGCCCCACGGCGATCGGCTGGCGGCTGGATGCGATGGAGCGGATGGCGTTCTCGCCCGAGCTGATGCGCTATATGGTGGAAAACGGCATCTACCCGCCCGAGGCGATGCTGCGGCTGATCACCTATCCGTTTGTGCATGGCAGCTTTACCCATGCGCTGTTCGTGGTGGTGATCCTGCTGGCCCTGGGCAAGATGGTGGGCGAGATCTTCCGCTGGTGGGCGGTGGCGCTGGTGTTCTTTGGCTCCGGCATCGTGGCGGCGCTGGTCTATTCGGCCATCCCGATGATGCAGGCTCCGCTGGTCGGCGGCTATCCCGCGACCTATGGGCTGATCGGTGCCTTTACCTTCCTGCTCTGGGTGCGGCTGACCGGCAGCGGCGACAACCAATGGCGCGCCTTCACGATGATCGGCTTCCTGCTCGGCGCGCAATTGCTGTTCGGGCTGCTGTTTGGCGGCGGCACCGAATGGGTTGCCGATATTGCCGGATTTGCCACCGGCTTTCTGCTCAGCTTCGTGGTCAGCCCCGGTGGCATCGGGCGGGCCTTGGCGCGGCTGCGGACGCGCTGA
- a CDS encoding universal stress protein, producing MRKFLVVLDESRECLNAMRYAALRAAHTGAGVQILSIIPPEEYQHWMGVADLMRQEARERIEAHFEVFAKWMRDKQGVNPELVIREGDPAAEILAQVREDGQIGVLVLGAGTEKSGPGPLVTSMSRNSGNLPIPITIVPGDMSKERLEAIT from the coding sequence ATGCGCAAGTTTCTGGTTGTGCTGGATGAGAGCCGCGAATGTCTGAACGCGATGCGCTATGCCGCATTGCGGGCCGCCCATACCGGCGCGGGGGTGCAGATCCTGTCGATCATCCCGCCCGAAGAATATCAGCACTGGATGGGTGTGGCCGATCTGATGCGGCAAGAGGCCCGCGAACGGATCGAGGCGCATTTCGAGGTTTTCGCGAAATGGATGCGCGACAAACAGGGGGTGAACCCTGAGCTGGTGATCCGCGAAGGCGATCCCGCTGCCGAAATTCTGGCGCAGGTGCGCGAGGATGGCCAGATCGGCGTTCTGGTGCTGGGGGCCGGCACCGAAAAATCCGGTCCCGGTCCGCTTGTTACCTCAATGAGCCGCAACTCCGGCAACTTGCCGATCCCGATCACCATCGTGCCCGGCGACATGTCGAAAGAGCGGTTGGAAGCGATCACCTGA
- a CDS encoding [protein-PII] uridylyltransferase — protein sequence MQDMLLPGVEIIDPRALSAAISADLTTEPDPRAARALVVRHLAEAKAAGNAALAAAFAARPMEARALTRAQSHLTDGLVSVAFDLARNHFHPAHNPTESERLTVLAVGGYGRAEMAPHSDVDLLFLTPWKITPWAESVIESMLYMLWDLKLKVGHSSRTVRDCLRLARDDITIRTALLEHRYITGDAALARELDDALWSDLFRNSGPEFIEAKLAERAERHKRQGGQRYVLEPNIKEGKGGLRDLQTLYWIGKYLHRVPDAAGLVAAGLLTQEEYATFNRAENFLWAVRSHLHYIGKRAVDQLTFDMQVEVAARMGYADSGGRRAVEVFMQDYFRHATRVGELTRVFLTQLEARHAKPEAAIIGLFRRRKKVRAGFKLVQGRIDALDPKRFLADKLNMLRVFEEALRTGYLLHPNVMRLIAANLHLIDDEMRDDPEAKQIFLDLLLKHGNPERSLRRMNELGVLGAFIPEFEPIVAMMQFNVYHHYTVDEHIIQCISTLAQIERGELVEELPLSSSILDAGISRRVIYVALLLHDIGKGRPEDHSILGAQIARRVCPRLGLNDEECETVEWLVRYHLLMSDMAQKRDIGDPRTVRDFAKAVKTRKRLDLLTVLTVCDIRGVGPGTWNNWKAMLLRQLHRDTTEALEGGLENVNRERRADEAKRQLREALPDWDAREVRAELARHYPPYWQGLLTETHLVFAHLLRDLPDHEIRIDLHPDPGRDATRAAFALEDHPGIFSRLAGALALVGANVVDARTYTSKDGYATAVFWVQDSDGHPYEVARLPRLRQMIEKTLRGEVLPREALADRDKVKKREREFRFPTHITFDNEGSEIYTIVEVDTRDRPGLLYDLTRTLAANNIYIASAVIATFGAQVVDTFYVKDMFGLKLHTKPKQDALEKKLRQAIAEGAERAQA from the coding sequence ATGCAAGACATGCTGCTGCCGGGGGTCGAGATCATCGACCCCCGCGCCCTTTCCGCCGCCATCAGCGCCGATCTGACGACAGAGCCTGATCCGCGGGCCGCCCGAGCCCTGGTGGTGCGCCATCTGGCCGAGGCCAAGGCGGCAGGCAACGCCGCCCTCGCCGCCGCCTTTGCCGCCCGCCCGATGGAGGCCCGCGCGCTGACACGGGCGCAGAGCCATCTGACCGACGGGCTGGTGAGCGTGGCCTTCGATCTGGCGCGCAATCATTTCCATCCGGCCCATAATCCGACCGAATCCGAACGGCTGACCGTTCTGGCCGTTGGTGGCTATGGCCGCGCCGAAATGGCACCCCATTCCGATGTCGACCTGCTGTTCCTGACCCCGTGGAAGATCACCCCCTGGGCGGAAAGCGTGATCGAATCAATGCTTTACATGCTGTGGGATCTGAAGCTGAAGGTCGGCCATTCGTCGCGCACCGTCCGCGATTGCCTGCGGCTGGCGCGCGACGATATCACCATCCGCACCGCCCTGCTGGAGCATCGGTATATCACCGGCGATGCCGCTTTGGCGCGCGAGCTGGATGACGCGCTCTGGTCGGATCTGTTCCGCAATTCGGGGCCGGAATTCATCGAGGCCAAGCTGGCCGAACGCGCCGAACGGCACAAACGCCAGGGCGGGCAGCGCTATGTGCTGGAGCCGAACATCAAGGAAGGTAAAGGCGGGCTGCGCGATCTGCAAACCCTGTATTGGATCGGCAAATATCTGCACCGGGTGCCGGATGCCGCCGGTCTGGTGGCGGCAGGGCTGCTGACACAGGAGGAATATGCCACTTTCAACCGCGCCGAAAACTTTCTCTGGGCCGTGCGCAGCCATCTGCATTACATCGGCAAACGCGCCGTCGATCAGCTGACCTTCGACATGCAGGTCGAGGTGGCCGCCCGCATGGGCTATGCCGACAGTGGCGGCAGGCGCGCGGTCGAGGTGTTCATGCAGGATTACTTTCGCCACGCCACCCGCGTGGGAGAGCTGACCCGCGTGTTCCTGACCCAGCTTGAAGCGCGCCACGCCAAACCCGAAGCCGCAATCATCGGCCTGTTCCGCCGCCGCAAGAAGGTGCGCGCCGGGTTCAAGCTGGTTCAGGGCCGGATTGACGCGCTCGACCCGAAACGGTTTCTGGCCGACAAGCTGAACATGCTGCGCGTGTTCGAAGAGGCACTGCGCACGGGCTATCTGCTGCATCCCAATGTGATGCGCCTGATTGCCGCCAACCTGCATCTGATCGACGACGAGATGCGCGACGATCCCGAAGCCAAGCAGATCTTCCTGGATCTGCTGCTGAAACACGGCAATCCCGAACGCTCGCTGCGTCGGATGAACGAGCTGGGCGTGCTGGGGGCCTTTATCCCGGAATTCGAGCCCATCGTCGCGATGATGCAGTTCAACGTCTATCACCACTACACGGTGGACGAGCATATCATCCAGTGCATCTCCACCCTCGCCCAGATCGAACGGGGCGAGCTGGTCGAGGAATTACCGCTGTCCTCGTCGATTCTGGATGCCGGGATCAGCCGCCGGGTGATCTATGTCGCGCTGCTGCTGCATGACATCGGCAAGGGCCGCCCCGAAGATCATTCGATCCTGGGCGCGCAGATCGCGCGGCGGGTCTGCCCGCGGCTGGGGCTGAATGACGAGGAATGTGAAACCGTCGAATGGTTGGTGCGCTATCACCTGCTGATGTCCGACATGGCGCAGAAGCGTGACATCGGCGATCCGCGCACGGTGCGCGATTTTGCCAAGGCGGTCAAAACCCGCAAGCGGCTGGATCTGCTGACGGTGCTGACGGTCTGTGACATTCGCGGCGTTGGCCCCGGCACCTGGAACAACTGGAAGGCCATGCTGCTGCGCCAGTTGCACCGCGACACCACCGAGGCGCTGGAAGGCGGTCTGGAAAACGTCAACCGCGAACGCCGGGCCGACGAGGCCAAACGCCAGCTGCGCGAGGCGCTGCCCGATTGGGACGCGCGCGAGGTGCGGGCCGAACTCGCCCGCCATTACCCGCCCTACTGGCAGGGCCTGCTGACCGAAACCCATCTGGTCTTTGCGCATCTGCTGCGCGATCTGCCCGATCACGAAATCCGCATCGACCTGCATCCCGATCCCGGCCGCGATGCCACCCGCGCTGCCTTTGCGCTGGAGGATCATCCGGGCATCTTTTCGCGGCTGGCGGGGGCGCTGGCGCTGGTCGGGGCGAATGTGGTCGATGCGCGCACCTATACCTCGAAGGATGGGTATGCGACGGCGGTGTTCTGGGTGCAGGACAGCGATGGCCACCCCTATGAGGTCGCCCGCCTGCCCCGGCTGCGCCAGATGATCGAAAAAACCCTGCGCGGCGAGGTTCTGCCGCGCGAGGCGCTGGCCGACCGCGACAAGGTGAAGAAGCGCGAACGCGAATTCCGCTTTCCGACCCATATCACCTTCGACAACGAAGGCTCTGAAATCTATACGATTGTCGAGGTGGATACGCGCGACAGGCCCGGCCTGCTGTATGATCTGACCCGCACGCTGGCGGCCAACAACATCTATATCGCCAGCGCCGTGATTGCGACTTTCGGGGCGCAGGTGGTGGATACCTTCTATGTGAAGGATATGTTCGGCTTGAAGCTGCATACGAAACCAAAGCAGGACGCCTTGGAAAAGAAGCTGCGTCAGGCGATTGCCGAAGGCGCGGAACGGGCGCAGGCATAG